Proteins found in one Pontibacter sp. SGAir0037 genomic segment:
- a CDS encoding pyridoxal phosphate-dependent aminotransferase, which yields MINYPSSKLPDIGTTIFTVMSALANEQQAINLSQGFPDFNCPEELVELVAKYMREGYNQYAPMPGVLHLREKISEKTEKLYGYRPNPETEVTVTSGATEALFAAITAIVKPGDEVVVLEPCYDSYAPAIRLSGGVPIYVSLALPDFHVDWEQVKKRISSRTRLIIMNTPHNPTGAVMTQQDMQTLATLTNGSDIFVISDEVYEHMVFDERQHTSVLQHPALRERSIAISSFGKTYHTTGWKIGYAIAPPALTNELRKIHQYLTFASPTPLQLAIADFMENEEHYLRLPDFYQQKRDLFMELVQPSRFELIPSAGTYFQLLKYDAISDEYDVDFAKRLTREIGVAAIPVSAFYHDKADHKYLRFCFAKGEDTLRKAAERLVQL from the coding sequence ATGATAAACTACCCTTCCAGCAAATTACCTGATATAGGCACTACTATATTTACTGTTATGTCGGCTCTGGCTAACGAGCAGCAAGCTATTAACCTGTCGCAGGGTTTCCCGGACTTTAACTGCCCGGAAGAACTGGTAGAGCTGGTGGCGAAGTATATGCGCGAAGGCTATAACCAGTACGCGCCTATGCCCGGGGTGCTGCACCTGCGCGAGAAGATCAGCGAGAAAACAGAGAAACTATATGGCTACCGTCCAAATCCTGAAACAGAAGTAACCGTTACTTCTGGAGCAACGGAAGCTTTGTTTGCAGCTATTACAGCAATTGTAAAGCCAGGTGATGAGGTAGTGGTGCTGGAGCCCTGCTACGACTCTTATGCTCCGGCAATCCGTTTAAGCGGCGGCGTACCTATTTATGTATCACTTGCGCTGCCGGATTTCCATGTGGATTGGGAGCAGGTAAAAAAGCGTATCTCATCCCGCACCAGGCTGATTATCATGAACACGCCCCATAACCCGACAGGTGCCGTTATGACGCAGCAGGATATGCAAACTTTAGCCACTTTAACCAATGGCTCTGATATTTTTGTGATCAGTGATGAGGTGTACGAGCATATGGTGTTTGATGAAAGACAGCATACCAGTGTGCTGCAGCACCCGGCATTGCGGGAGCGAAGCATTGCCATCTCGTCGTTTGGGAAAACCTACCATACTACCGGCTGGAAAATAGGATATGCCATAGCTCCACCTGCACTTACCAACGAGCTCCGCAAGATACACCAGTACCTTACCTTTGCATCTCCTACTCCCCTGCAATTAGCCATTGCCGATTTTATGGAGAACGAAGAACATTACCTCCGTCTGCCAGACTTTTATCAGCAGAAGCGGGATCTGTTTATGGAGCTGGTACAGCCTTCCAGGTTCGAGTTAATCCCTTCTGCCGGCACATACTTCCAGTTGCTGAAGTACGACGCTATTTCAGATGAATACGATGTGGATTTTGCCAAAAGACTAACCCGGGAGATTGGCGTTGCCGCTATACCTGTATCAGCT